From a single Lytechinus pictus isolate F3 Inbred unplaced genomic scaffold, Lp3.0 scaffold_19, whole genome shotgun sequence genomic region:
- the LOC129260841 gene encoding motile sperm domain-containing protein 2-like, giving the protein MRGEEKMAGAVTSTDETRQKIEENKENIEELRRKFFEENAQDDPEFDARDLDWIRSSDAYMYHVLLIGKMNLDIALDKLTRILKWRKEYGVNDLTFDSFPEDLQQMGGLYSHATDKNGHRILWYRVKHYQKGPENQMWAKKMTVYWLNKLQKEDPENRIVVLEDMTGGGVSNMDIDLIRFKIQCFELYFPALVEMLYIYDMPWILNTLWKIVEKILSQQAREHIKFIRGKEVQTYIAPESLPAHMGGTDTYEWVYVPEDHEVEDAGEEMEEDDEEKNGDTSFRSLDGDGDPSLLPIVNAARSLRQSRQPKKVHFQDDVDGKENVDPDHSSSGRKIQRKLGSHRRKPKVMEAHAGPLVTIRPGELLVFTPPASISGSEGISASLTITNITDKKVAYKMKITTPERYKVRPSMGPINPGSSIHISITLLSGPGEYAVRDKFLIMSSDPGDASFKTTSEITYFWKNVKTENVVEHRMSCIFNPLKSSKGEPSHPTDKNMQNVLNKLKSMEEQMSELRSQNSRMIWLQSLLFFIIMLVFLYVFIFKTNEGAVLTPAPPSPCSEATEKFLRGAREGL; this is encoded by the exons GAAAATAAGGAAAACATTGAGGAACTTCGAAGgaaattttttgaagaaaatgctcaag ATGACCCAGAATTTGATGCGAGAGATTTGGACTGGATCCGAAGCTCTGATGCCTACATGTACCATGTCCTTCTCATTGGAAAGATGAACCTTGATATTGCTCTGGATAAACTCACCAGGATATTAAAATGGAGGAAAGAATATGGAGTGAACG ACCTTACCTTTGACTCCTTCCCTGAAGATCTCCAACAAATGGGTGGTTTATATTCTCATGCAACAGACAAGAATGGGCATAGAATCT TATGGTACCGGGTGAAGCACTATCAGAAGGGACCTGAGAATCAGATGTGGGCTAAAAAGATGACTGTCTACTGGTTGAACAAACTCCAGAAAGAAGATCCAGAGAACAGAATTGTAGTATTAGAGGATATGACAGGTGGAGGAGTATCAAATATG GATATAGATTTGATTCGATTCAAGATCCAGTGCTTTGAGCTATACTTCCCTGCTCTCGTTG AGATGCTGTATATCTATGATATGCCTTGGATACTTAACA CCCTGTGGAAAATCGTTGAGAAGATCCTCTCCCAGCAAGCCAGAGAACACATCAAGTTTATCAGAGGAAAGGAGGTTCAGACATACATTGCTCCAGAATCATTACCAGCACATATGGGCGGCACA GATACCTATGAGTGGGTCTATGTCCCTGAAGATCATGAGGTGGAAGATGCAGGTGAAGAGAtggaggaggatgatgaggagAAGAATGGAGATACGTCTTTCAGATCATTGGATGGTGACGGAGACCCATCTCTCTTACCCATTGTAAATGCAGCTCGGTCGTTAAGACAATCTAGGCAACCAAAGAAG gTTCACTTtcaagatgatgttgatggcaAGGAAAATGTTGATCCAGATCATTCGTCATCAGGTAGAAAAATTCAA CGGAAACTTGGCAGCCACCGTAGAAAACCAAAAGTTATGGAAGCACATGCTGGGCCATTAGTGACTATTAG GCCTGGTGAACTACTTGTCTTTACACCTCCTGCTAGTATATCAGGATCAGAGGGGATCTCAGCTAGCCTAACCATCACTAATATCACCGATAAGAAAGTTGCTTACAAG ATGAAGATAACTACTCCAGAGAGGTATAAAGTTAGGCCTAGTATGGGTCCTATCAACCCAGGCTCatcaatacatatttcaattaCACTTCTCTCAG gTCCAGGAGAGTATGCGGTAAGAGATAAGTTCTTAATCATGAGCAGTGATCCTGGTGATGCATCGTTCAAAACCACCTCAGAGATCACATACTTCTGGAAGAATGTTAAAACAGAAAATGTTGTGGAGCACAG gatGAGTTGTATATTCAATCCCTTGAAGAGCTCTAAAGGAGAACCATCACATCCAACAGATAAGAATATGCAGAATGTACTTAATAAG TTAAAATCAATGGAAGAGCAGATGAGTGAATTAAGGAGTCAGAATTCTAGAATGATCTGGTTACAGAGTCTACTGTTCTTCATCATCATGTTAGTCTTCCTTTAcgtcttcattttcaaaaccaaCGAGGGTGCTGTTCTTACTCCTGCTCCTCCGTCACCTTGCTCCGAGGCCACTGAGAAGTTCTTACGAGGAGCGAGAGAAGGCttgtaa